The genomic segment TCGATTGCCGCAATGACCTGTACAGGCTCGTCCTTAACAATTTGATAAAGTACAACGCTGTGACCAGCTTCAGTCAGAAGCTCTTTCATTAACTGTCCGCTTTTATCTGTATCCTCTGTCCGAGTATCGGAAACGGTAATGACCATGCATGTGACTTGCTTGGGCGATAGCGCCTTGTGTTCCTGCGTACTCATCCGTAATTTCCTCATTTCTTCAATATATATCTTTTCTCATGATACCATGTTCGCGATTCCAATACCCTCGTCGTTCCGGCAACAATTTCTTCACTCCCTATACCCGAGATGCTTCGCTTTCCTATATAATGCTGATGACTGCTATTTTTTCGACAGACAAGGAGGCGTGCGCGAATGCCAGAGCGACCTTATTTTTCTTTTCATTTCCACAAACAATCGCACACACCGATCTATGTACAACTCGCTGAACAATTAAAAACAGCGATTCTGCGTGGTGCCTTTCTTGTAGATGGACAACAATTGATATCGCTGCGAGATATGAAAACAATTAGCGGCTGCTCGTTGGAGACAGTCAAAAAAGCATACGATCATCTTGCTTTGGAAGGCTGGCTGGAAGCTGTGCATGGTAAAGGCTATTACTTGACGCAGCTTGCCAAAGAAGCTCGTTTGGAAAATCGCCTCCCGCTCACAGATATTCCGATTGCTTCCCTAGCTGATTCCTCCCCTCGTCCAAGCGAAGAGCTGGTGAAGCGATTACGTGGTGCTTTTTATGAGAGCCTGACCGTGTTGGATGAACCGTCCGCGAAGAAGAAAATCATGCGAACGCAGGCTGCCAAGGTTTTCGCTGATCACCTCAGCCGAAGGGGACTGCCCCACTCTCCAGAGCGCCTTCTGCTTTTTAACAGAAGCACGAGCGGCTTCGCCTTCCTAGCACAGCGCGTCATGAATGCGCGTGATGTCGTCTACGTGGAGGAGTATAGCTATCCCGTGTTCCTGCGCCTGCTGAGCCAGTGCGGTATTACGGTTCGCCCGATTCGCATGGATGAAGAAGGAGTTTGTATTCAAGCCCTCAATGAAGAGCAGGAGCATTATCCTGCCAATTGGCTATTGATAAACCCGCATTACCAATTCCCTACAGGCATCAGCTATTCATTGAAACGAAAGGAAGAGCTTCTCGAATGGGCACAGAATCATAACGTACGTCTTATTGAAAACGATCATTATGGCGACCTTTGGTTTGAAGAGCCGAGTGTTCCGCTGTACCAGATGGCTGCGCAGGCAAAAAGCACAATCGAGGTCTACTATTTGCATTCTTTGTCCAAAACACTGGCTCGCGATCTGCAATTGGGCGTGCTAATGCTTCCTTCTGAATTATCGAATGATGAATTAGAGCGCTACAGCCAGCTTGTTTCCATGACCGGAGCGGAACCTTCCCTGCTCGTCGTAGAGGCAGCCGTTCAACTCCTCGATGATCCATGGTTTTACGAAGAGTTTCTGGCAGATCGACGCGCCCTGTTCCAGGCCCGCTTCCTGCGACTCTGGCAGGAAAGACGGCACGCACTCCCCGATCACGCACGGATGTTCCCAATCACAGGCGGGTTAAATACGTGGATCAAATGGGGCACGCCAACCGCAAGAGCAACCGAACAAGAAGAGAGAGTCGTCGCTATTTTGCGAGAGGAAGGTCTCGAACTGACTGGCGGCCATGCTTTTCGCGTAGCGGATGAGCCTGCCGATATTCTGCGATGCCCGGCTGTCCGTTTCCCGCTTGCTCCACTGGAAGAACGAGAGTTGAAACATTGGCTCCACCGATTGGGTGCTGCTCTTCTTCGGTAAGTTTTCCAAGGGAAATGCCATACTAACAAATGGATTTCCCTATTTCCCTTTCACTAGACTCGAAAAAAGCCGAGGTATAACCTGCTATGATTAAAAAAATCGTAGAAAAGCTTCACCTTGATCCACCAAAAACGCTTGTACTTGGGTTTGCCTTGATTATCTTCCTGGGAGCGCTGCTTTTGACACTCCCGGTCGCTACTGTGGATGGACTTGGTCTGCACTGGCTTGATGCTCTGTTTACGGCCACCTCTGCTACGTGTGTAACAGGCTTGGTTGTCGTCGATACTGGAACGACTTTCACGACCTTTGGTCAACTCGTCATTTTATCGCTCATTCAAATTGGCGGTCTCGGATTCATGACGTTCGCTACATTCTTCGCATTGATCATGCGTAAAAAGATCTCCTTGCGCGAGCGACTCATCCTGCAAGAATCCCTGAATCAGATGTCGATAGAAGGTATCGTACGTTTAGCCAAAATGATTTTGATTTTTACTGCCCTTACTGAGTTTATAGGCGGGGTGCTTCTCTCTATTCGTTTTGCCTTTGATTTTCCTCTGCAAAAAGCGATCTACTTCGGCTTTTTCCATGCGATTTCTAACTTTAACAACGCTGGTTTTGACCTTATGGGCGAGTTCGCCAGCTTGACAGCCTATGTGGAGGATCCGCTCGTTAATCTCGTCGTCTGTCTGATGATCATTCTTGGCGGTATTGGTTTCATCGTGGTCAGTGAGTTATACGATTATCGTCATAACCGCCGCTTGTCATTACATACGAAAGTCGTACTGACAACAACCGGTCTCTTGATTACAGCAGGAACAGTGCTTATTTTTATTTTGGAGTACAACAATCCAAAAACGTTGCAGCCCCTATCCATGATGGGCAAAGTGCTCGGCTCCTTCTATCAATCGGTTACACCCCGTACGGCAGGTTCCAACACATTGAATATCGGTGACATGTATCAGTCGTCGCTTTTCCTCATTATTATCCTGATGTTCATCGGTGCTTCCCCTGGCTCGACTGGTGGGGGTATCAAGACGACGACATTTGCCACACTGATTGGTGCAGTTATCGCCCAAGTAAAAGGGAAAGAAGATGTCATCTTCTTCCGGCAACGCATCCTGTCGCACATGGTCTACAAATCGCTGACATTGACTATGATTGCCCTGTTCATTGTGCTTGTCATGACGATGGTCCTCTCTATTACCGAAACAGGGGCGCGCTTTGAGATGGTCCTGTTCGAAGTCACCTCTGCTTTTGCTACAACTGGACTATCCATGGGACTAACTCCTAACCTAACACCCCTCGGCAAAGCGTTGATCATTTTGACAATGTTTGCTGGTCGTTTGGGACCTCTCACAATTGCCTTTGCCCTCGCGCAGCGCAAGCAGAAGGAATACTTCCGTTATCCAAAAGGGAAGATCACCATCGGATAAACCATATAAAAAGGATAAAACCCTGCCAAAGCACCCGAAGGACTTTGGCAGGGTTTCGTTTTGTGTATGATTTATTGTTTTTGCCACTGTTTGGACAGCTCGTCGCGAACCAGTTGACCCATCTCTACTGTGCCAATCGCTTTGCTTCGGTCTGCCGCGATATCGCCAGTGCGATGTCCTGCTTCCAGTACGGACCAAACTGCGTTTTCCACGGCTGCTGCCGCTTCATCCATACCGAGCGAGAGACGAAGCATCATCGCTACGGACAGAATGGTTGCCAGCGGATTGGCAATGCCTTTTCCAGCAATGTCAGGGGCAGAGCCATGAACCGGTTCATACAGGCCAAAGCTGCCTGCTGCCAGACTCGCCGAGGACAGCATCCCAATCGAACCAGTCAGCATCGCTGCCTGATCGCTCAAGATGTCGCCAAACATGTTTTCCGTCACGATGACGTCAAACTGCTTTGGTTCTCGTACGAGCTGCATCGCGCAAGAGTCTACCAACTGATGAGACAGCTCTACATCTGGATAGTCGGCCGCTACTCGCTCGGCTACCTTGCGCCAGAGGCGGGAGCTTTCGAGGACGTTTGCCTTATCAACAGATACGAGACGCTTTTGGCGTTTGCGCGCAATGTCGAAGCCGACTCGAATGATTCGCTCGACTTCCGCTTCATGATAGATGCACTGGTCTTCTGCGACTTCACCGTTTGGACCGTCATAGCGTTTTTTCTCACCGAAGTAAATCCCCCCGGTCAGTTCACGTACAACGATCAAGTCAACGCCAGAAACGACTTCTGGCTTGAGGGAGGACGCATCCACCAGAGAGCTGTGCATGGTAGCTGGGCGAATGTTGGCAAACAGACCAAGCGCTTTGCGAATGCCAAGCAGCCCTGTTTCTGGACGAAGATGCCCAGGATTCTGATCCCACTTCGGTCCGCCAACGGCTCCCAAGAGCACAGCATCCGCTTGCTTTGCCAGCGTTACCGTTTCTTCTGGCAACGGTGTTCCATCCGTATCGATTGCGATACCACCGATCCGGCCTTCTTCACATGTAAAAGTAACACCTTCAAGTTCCCCTACGAGTGTAAGGACTTTAACCGCTTCCTGCATGATTTCTGGTCCAATACCGTCTCCAGGAAGAACGGCGATGCGATAGTTTTTCTTCATCGTTTATCCCGCTTTTCTATACGTAATGGTTTCCGAACGCTGCTGGTTCCTATGATCCTATCCACATTTGACCCTATCTTTATATCGTTGCACTGACGGGCGCAGGCTCGCCACGCCGCTCCATGATCTTGTTGACTGCCCGTACATAGGCAATGGCGCTTGCTTCCAGCACATCTGTACTCACACCGCGTCCCGTTACAATCAGATCGCCCTGTTGAAGGCGTACAAACACTTCACCCAACGCATCTTGCCCGTGAGTAACAGAAAGGATTTTGTAATCGACGAGGGAGACTTCTTCTCCGGTAGCGCGGTCAATCGCTTTGTAGATAGAATCAACCGATCCATTTCCACATGCGGCTTCTTCGCATACCGATCCGTCGGCACGAACCAGTCGTACACTCGCTGTCGGAACAGAAATGTTGCCATAAGCGAGCTGTACGGATTCCAGCTGGAACGCTTCAGGTCCGCGAACCATCTTGGAGTCGACCAATGCGAGGATGTCGTCATCGGTGATTTCTTTCTTTTTGTCGCACAATACTTTGAACGCTGCAAACGCTGCGTTTACCTCTTCTTGCTCCAGGTGATAGCCCAGATCAACCAGCTTTTCTTTGAATGCATGGCGCCCAGAGTGCTTGCCGAGAACCAGTTTGTTTGACTTGAAGCCGACCGATTCCGGACGGATGATTTCGTACGTAGTGACTTCTTTTAACACACCATCCTGGTGAATACCGGATTCGTGCGCAAAAGCATTTGCACCCACGACCGCTTTATTTCCTGGCACGATCATCCCAGTCAAACGGCTCACCAGCTGGCTGGTCCGTGCGATTTCTTTCAAATTCAGCTTGGTCGTCGTCTGGTAGTAATCCTTGCGAGTCTCCAATGCAAGAGCCACTTCTTCCAGAGCTGCATTTCCAGCACGCTCTCCGATTCCATTGATGGTGCCCTCCACTTGCGTAGCTCCACCCTCGACAGCAGCGAGACTGTTGGCGACTGCCATCCCGAGGTCATCGTGGCAATGGCAGCTCAGACGAATCAGATCAGTAGAAGGCACGCGTTTTTTCAGTTCACGGAAAATGTTTCCGTATTGATACGGCGTCATGTAGCCAACCGTATCTGGAATATTTACCGTGGTAGCCCCTGCCTTGATTACCGCCTCTACAACCTCTGCCAAAAAGTCGATCTCGGTACGCGCTGCATCCTCTGCGGAAAACTGAACTTCCGTAAAGTACTTTTTCGCATAGGTAACCGCCTCCACCGCCCGAGCAAGGACTTCTTCCTTGCTCATGTTCAGCTTGAACTGACGGTGAATCGGAGATGTTGCGAGAAAGACGTGGAGGGAAGCGTTTTGTGCGTTGCGAAGCGCTTCGTATGCCTTATCCATGTCGTCTTTTACGGCCCGAGCCAGACTGACGACGGTTGCATTCTTCACCCGTTTTGCAACTTCGGCCACAGACTTTTGGTCACCAGGAGAGGCAGCAGCGAAGCCCGCCTCAATTTTGTTTACGCCCAGCTTCTCGAGTTGAAGGGCGATCTCCACCTTTTCGTTCGTGCTAATATTGACGCCCGGAGACTGCTCCCCATCGCGCAGTGTCGTATCAAAAATCTCAATGGTCCGCATGAACTTTTCACCTCCACATTTTTCCCTACATTATATATAGATTTTTTACACGGCAATTATTGGCCGATTTTCGCTTCTTCTTTTTTCGTATCTTTGTTGATCCAAGACATCATGCCGCGCAGCTGCTCCCCTACTACCTCGATACCATGCTCGGATTCCAGGCGGCGACGGGAGGTGAAGCCAGGACGGTTTGCTTGGTTTTCCAAGATCCAATTGCGAGCGAATGTACCGTCTTGGATTTCTGCCAGTACTTTTTTCATTTCTTTGCGTGTTTCATCTGTGATGATGCGACGACCTGTGCTGTAGTCACCGTACTCAGCTGTGTCACTGA from the Brevibacillus brevis genome contains:
- the leuB gene encoding 3-isopropylmalate dehydrogenase; protein product: MKKNYRIAVLPGDGIGPEIMQEAVKVLTLVGELEGVTFTCEEGRIGGIAIDTDGTPLPEETVTLAKQADAVLLGAVGGPKWDQNPGHLRPETGLLGIRKALGLFANIRPATMHSSLVDASSLKPEVVSGVDLIVVRELTGGIYFGEKKRYDGPNGEVAEDQCIYHEAEVERIIRVGFDIARKRQKRLVSVDKANVLESSRLWRKVAERVAADYPDVELSHQLVDSCAMQLVREPKQFDVIVTENMFGDILSDQAAMLTGSIGMLSSASLAAGSFGLYEPVHGSAPDIAGKGIANPLATILSVAMMLRLSLGMDEAAAAVENAVWSVLEAGHRTGDIAADRSKAIGTVEMGQLVRDELSKQWQKQ
- a CDS encoding aminotransferase-like domain-containing protein, which translates into the protein MPERPYFSFHFHKQSHTPIYVQLAEQLKTAILRGAFLVDGQQLISLRDMKTISGCSLETVKKAYDHLALEGWLEAVHGKGYYLTQLAKEARLENRLPLTDIPIASLADSSPRPSEELVKRLRGAFYESLTVLDEPSAKKKIMRTQAAKVFADHLSRRGLPHSPERLLLFNRSTSGFAFLAQRVMNARDVVYVEEYSYPVFLRLLSQCGITVRPIRMDEEGVCIQALNEEQEHYPANWLLINPHYQFPTGISYSLKRKEELLEWAQNHNVRLIENDHYGDLWFEEPSVPLYQMAAQAKSTIEVYYLHSLSKTLARDLQLGVLMLPSELSNDELERYSQLVSMTGAEPSLLVVEAAVQLLDDPWFYEEFLADRRALFQARFLRLWQERRHALPDHARMFPITGGLNTWIKWGTPTARATEQEERVVAILREEGLELTGGHAFRVADEPADILRCPAVRFPLAPLEERELKHWLHRLGAALLR
- a CDS encoding 2-isopropylmalate synthase, whose translation is MRTIEIFDTTLRDGEQSPGVNISTNEKVEIALQLEKLGVNKIEAGFAAASPGDQKSVAEVAKRVKNATVVSLARAVKDDMDKAYEALRNAQNASLHVFLATSPIHRQFKLNMSKEEVLARAVEAVTYAKKYFTEVQFSAEDAARTEIDFLAEVVEAVIKAGATTVNIPDTVGYMTPYQYGNIFRELKKRVPSTDLIRLSCHCHDDLGMAVANSLAAVEGGATQVEGTINGIGERAGNAALEEVALALETRKDYYQTTTKLNLKEIARTSQLVSRLTGMIVPGNKAVVGANAFAHESGIHQDGVLKEVTTYEIIRPESVGFKSNKLVLGKHSGRHAFKEKLVDLGYHLEQEEVNAAFAAFKVLCDKKKEITDDDILALVDSKMVRGPEAFQLESVQLAYGNISVPTASVRLVRADGSVCEEAACGNGSVDSIYKAIDRATGEEVSLVDYKILSVTHGQDALGEVFVRLQQGDLIVTGRGVSTDVLEASAIAYVRAVNKIMERRGEPAPVSATI
- a CDS encoding TrkH family potassium uptake protein is translated as MIKKIVEKLHLDPPKTLVLGFALIIFLGALLLTLPVATVDGLGLHWLDALFTATSATCVTGLVVVDTGTTFTTFGQLVILSLIQIGGLGFMTFATFFALIMRKKISLRERLILQESLNQMSIEGIVRLAKMILIFTALTEFIGGVLLSIRFAFDFPLQKAIYFGFFHAISNFNNAGFDLMGEFASLTAYVEDPLVNLVVCLMIILGGIGFIVVSELYDYRHNRRLSLHTKVVLTTTGLLITAGTVLIFILEYNNPKTLQPLSMMGKVLGSFYQSVTPRTAGSNTLNIGDMYQSSLFLIIILMFIGASPGSTGGGIKTTTFATLIGAVIAQVKGKEDVIFFRQRILSHMVYKSLTLTMIALFIVLVMTMVLSITETGARFEMVLFEVTSAFATTGLSMGLTPNLTPLGKALIILTMFAGRLGPLTIAFALAQRKQKEYFRYPKGKITIG